A segment of the Labrus bergylta chromosome 11, fLabBer1.1, whole genome shotgun sequence genome:
ATCTTCACATTCACCCACTGAGGTTGGCGTTGGCACTATAGTGGTCAGACATTTCTGATCTGAATCAACaatgaaagtggaaaaaaaaagacaaagagcaaGAAAAGAGCAAGAATGttctttggaaaaaaacaaaaaaaaaaatgtgccgtCTTCCCGCAACCTTTAAgtgctcttttgttttcaagCTGGAAGAATTGCTGGTCAGCGAACGCAGAAATATTCTTTGATATTTCTGCGTTTGCCTTCCAGCAGGGACGGAGaggggagatggagggagacACTTGCTGGGCTTGAATGAGGTGCTAATAAGTGGATCAGAGGGGTAAGATGGCAGGCATGAAATGGGACATGATGCTGGCGAGCAGTGCGAATTGTCCTGGAGAAAGTGAGATTTCACAGGGATTACTGAGGCACAGCAGCTGGGGTGTGCTGCAGTTCACACGCCGGCTTCCAGGGAAGACCCACAAACCCCTTCTTATGTTCCTATCATGGGCAGATTAGCATGCTGCTATGTGTATGTGCagagaaaaaagggggggtctgtgtgttcctgcagcACTCAATTGGCCTGTCAACAGTAGCAGGGAGGTGGGACAGCGGAGCAGAATCTGACTACTGCTGCTGCACGATTAATCATCAGGCTAATGTGAATTTAGTTATTCCTCCTGACAGTAAACGACATATTTTTATGTCATTAATTCTGACCTGTCCCCTGCCTCTATGCTTGGCTTCTTACGCTATTGTTAATACCGAAACAATTCAGAGACAACACCCTTTCTTCGATGAAGCTACACTCATAATAAGCAGGGATCAGTGTGTCATCAGTTGGGTATGTGCAATCATGTCCCAGTTCTGACATCACAGGGCTGTGCTTTCTGCTTTTTTCAATAACAACTGAAAGCTGAGGGATGTTAGTCAAACTATTAAAGGAAGCTTTAGCTCAAGTTGAAGATGAGTTTAAGGCTCACAATACTTAGCTAACAATACTGTCACAAAAGATCTGTTAAGGAAGTGGGTAACTTTACTATATTAAGAAAATGAGACTCAGCCAAAATGCTGAAGAACTTGCTCATACTGTATTGTAATTTGTTTTCCATTGGGAAGCAGGGATGTGATTGGGTGAAGTTGGAGATTGAGATACAAAAACTGTCCAGTAccccacaaacaaaaaaaaaaacataaaaatacatcaTCTCATTACTTTAAAGTCCAGAAGAGTTGGCTTATTCATTTGGTAAAAGTTCCGCTCAGGTCTGGACCGAGAACCCTGAATCTTGTCCTTATGtgctttttgtcttcttctttttttttgtacacaggTTTAGGGTCAGGTTGCAACGCTTCCTTGCAACAGTTTCTCTTTGGATTTCACcatgatacaaaaataaataacacaatttCATTTTGGTTTTCAATTTGTAAAGTTTGGCTCAAtggctgtgatttttttttagaaatgtttgtatgcATACACTGGACATAAATACTGTACGTCTTTGAGTGAGAGTCCTTTGGTCACAGAAAGGCACAGAGCTCCTTTAAGAAGAAGAACTTTAAGATACATTAGATGCATTTAAGGCACTTACAGTTTACACATGTTGGTATGCATTAGCAGACCAATTCCTTTTGGCCTGAGTCTGAGGTGCAGAGGAGATACTGTGTTGAGGTGAATGGCTTTTGAATACTGCAAAAAAGTGTGTGCACACAGACCTATTTGgtgatttccattttttaacCAGTCAGGTGGTCTTAGCTGGGGGAGTAGCGGTCAATGATGCGAGCTTCAGAGAGGGCCTGtgaaggaggggggagggcTTGGCCAAGGATGTCCATCTTGTCGTGGGAGAGGCCCAGGTGCTCTGAGGCCAGTTTGGACAGCGGGTAGAGGCTCTCCATGGCCTTTGCATCGGCCACCAGTTGCTGCTGAGCTTGGATGAGAAGCTCGTTAGCTTTCTCCTGCTTCAGGCCCAGATGCTCTGCTGCATATTTACTCAGAGGATAGATGCCCTCTGTAAAGTCCAGCTTCAGTTTCCCATCTGTCAAACCCCCGGCGCTTCCTCCACTGCTGTGCATCTTCATGTGGCTGATGAGGTTGCGCTGCTGGGCAAACTTTCCGCCGCACACCTGACATTCATAGGGCTTCTCCCCTGAGTGTATGCGCATGTGCTCCGTGAGGCGATACTGCCGGGTGAAGCGCATCCCGCAGGAGTCGCAGGCGAAGGGTTTAAGGCCCAGGTGGCTCCGCATGTGGCGTGTCATGGTGCCACGCTGCGTGAACTTCTTGCCGCAGATGCTGCAGGGGTAAGGCCGGGTCAGCCAGTGGGTCTTCTCGTGCTGGCGCAGAGTGGCGGGGTCTTTGTAGGACTTTTCGCAGGAGGAGCAGCGGTAAGGTCGCATCATCTCCATGATGCCGCCTGAACCCAAACCCTGGCTGGatttggtgtccaggtgggaCAGACTGTTCaagttgttgctgctgttcaGGCTCCCGTAACCATTTGTATTGCTGCTCATGTTTTTGGTGCTGGTGTTATTGATGTTCCCCATCTCCCCTCCAGAATTGCCGTAcagctcctcctctgtgtgCGTCTCCACGTGTGCGTTGAGCTGCTCCGAGCTCGGGAAACCTTTGTCACAGGGGATGCAGACGTACAGATTGTCCCCGAAGCTCTCTGGCTCGTAAGGCATGTGGAACCTCCCCATCGCTCCAGGGGGAGAAGGGCGACCTTCGCTGCTGCCTGTCTCCTCCGTGCCCGACCCACTCTTGTCGTCCGCTCCTTCACTGTCCTCCCCAGTTTTGTTGTGGTTATGGTGCTGGTCTCCATTTTCACCCCCttcctcatcatcctcatcctcatcttcatcttcagctGCGTATGGCTCAGGTTTCACCCAGCGATAGATGTTGCCCATGTCTCTGCCTGCCTCTCCACCGTCTGTGGGGTTGTCAGGGCTGGGGGGGCACAGGTAGCGATCTGTGCTCTGGGAGCCCGAGCGGTGCACGTGGGGGAGGTGCGGGGCGAGAGGCTGGTTGAGATGGGGGAAAGGTGGAGGAGTTAGGGAGCTCGCCTGATCTGTGGACTCCATTTTTTCCGAGGTGAAGGCCCTCCCGTTGGTCCCCTGCATGGGGCTGTTGCGCTCACTCTGGGTTCCATCTCGCTCCTCTTCATTGTGGGTGTTTGCCAGATGGGAGGGTGTGTGCTGGGACTGGGAGTTTGGGCTTTTCTTGGAGAGATCAAGGCCAAAGTTGGGGGAGCAGTTCCTCTCTGGGTGGGCTGAACGGCCGAGCTGCGCGACCAGAGCTGGCTGCAGGGAGGGGAACACCTGAGAGCCCTGGGTGGAGGTGGGGGCATACAGCTCCCCGGCATGGATGGCTAGTCGATGGGGAACCAGCTCCTCTAGTGGTGGTGCCCGGGATGCATGGCTGTGGCAGGACTGAATGACAGGTGTAGAAACTCTATACCTGCCCCCACCTCCTATACCCAAACTGGCAGGCCCCATCTTTGGGTAGGGCAGAAATGCAGGACTTGGGCGTGGAGGGTACTTGCCATTTCTTTTCAGCTTCTTTTTACACAAGGCCACTAGGTCAAGCAGCTGCAGGTAACTAGCTGCTGCCAACACGGCCCCTAGATTCGGTTCAGTGGGAGAGGTGGGGTCTCCCTCAGTAAGGCGGCCTGTGTAGATATAGTCCAGAATGACCCTGAAGACCCCAGGACTCACCATCTCGTGGTCAAGGTTGATGAGATTGTCGTGGACCACCAAAGATTTCAAGTAGAGGCTACTGGCAGCCAGAATGTTCTTGTGAGCTCTGAAGAGGGCGTTCTGCACcacaatgatgacatcacacaggaaGCCCTTGGTTCGCTGGCTGttgagctgcagcaggagatcCCTAGCATGACTTGGAACATCCATGGCATCCAGCATCGTCTTCAGTCCGCCACCTGGAACAACAGACATCTGTAAACTGTCATGCAGCAATCAGGATTTCAATGCATACGACCACAGTCTGTACCTTTCTGGACCACATGATTATTaacttcattattttaaaaagtaatgtttAAAAACTTCTGATTTACACATCAAAGCactattaaaatatatttggaATATGGGCTGCCAAAAAGAAAATTaggttaaaagaaaacagaagaggaaacaaacccaaaacaaaTCATTTGCCTGAGGAGACATGCACAAAGATTTAATGAGATCAATAAAtgatcacttttcttttttaaccaaaaattTGAATTGCAATATAatgcaaacctttttttaatcaaatttggTTGCGGTGTTTTCTCACTAATGTGTAATTcaagctttaaatatttacagaatCATGTTTAATTCATAGTTTCCACTTGATTGAACATGTTCAGGTTGCTGAGCTTGGGCATGGAACGTGCACATGAAGGCACCTCAGTGAAAAGTGAACTTCAGCTGAAGGTGAACGGCCGCAATGGTTTTCTCATTATCAGAAATCTACATGTTCACTTCCTCTGCCGTgtgcaaaaagagaaagagagagaaaaaacaaattcagagaAATTCAAGAAAGTGCTGATATATCGTTGTAGCTGCTGGCTCCCTGATAAAGTATTCCAGAGGTGGTGTGCAGACTTTTAAACAAAGCAGGAGATGAATGTTTCACCCGTGTGATGAACAGCAGGTATAAACCTGCGGGGGAAGGATACATCCAAAAAAAGATAGCTCTCTCAGCCCCTCTGTCAGCCCAGTCATATAAGGAACAGAGCGTGCACTGGATGTAAATCagcacacacgctcacacattcacattcacacacactcaaacgtCAACACTAATTGTTCCGTCAAGCTTAAAATAAACTATTTCAGCTGCATGCATGAAACACCATGTATTGTTCACGCAGTGGCATCTGAGGATAGTTTACTTACGAGATTAAACGTCACAAAGTGACCCTGAGGGCTACGTTGCACTGATgggaaacaagcaacaaaaTATCATGTCATCTGTGTGATCATGGCCTTCCTGACATCAGCTCATTCACTTCTTGTTTATTTCATTCAGCGCAAAATGGGAAGTGTGAATCTATAtttaacaccaaaaaaaaacaatttaactaATTTTCTCTTTACTAAGGAGTTCTTaacaattcaaaaaaaaaatcatgcctctatttttgtcttttacaaAAGAAACAGGTTATTCTTAAAGCTAAAGGTCACTCTCGGGGGGCAATTTTAGCAGTTTATTTTCATGCATGCATGTTCAGCATCAGGCTTAAATTCAACATCAGAAGAGAAAGTCATCACTTCTGAGGTGAAAAATTGACAGTCAGAAAAAATACTACAGTCAGCAAGTGATCATGCAGAGAACAGTCGTGCATACATAAGCAATCCTTTCAATAATCCTAAATGTCCTTTAAATGTGAGATTTAtttgaaggttttttatttctatcttaaAGGTGCTGTCCTCATTTCTAAACTTACTGCTTGCTGCCATCGTGTATGATATTTATTGCTTAATATTAGATCATATAAATAAACCCAAAGCAAATTAAATAATGTACAAATTAAAAGGTGAGTATAACAAGTTATGGTCGTTTAAACTCCATCAGGTGACAGTCCCAAGTTGTCATCTTAACTGTTTCCACTTCTGGTTTCTGTCTGCCTTTGATTACTCAACGCTCAAAATGTATTGTATATTTTCAGTGTCGGTCACATCAAACGTGTTTAGAAATTAGTTATTGGTTATGGTTACTGTTATTGGTAGTGCAGAGCAAGGTGACAAGTTGtgtactcactctcacactcacacacacacacacacacacacacacacacaccgacacgcacacacaatgtGCACTTTCACGTATGTCAGCGGTCTACAGCACCAATTGTGCGACACAGATCATCTGCCTTACAAAGTTTAACACAATTAGGTCTTTATGTCCTGACTCAAAGCAGACTCAGGAGGAAGttaataatattaaataaaaagcttaaattcacattttatgtatttttgcaaatttaaaaaaaacattttgagataccaaaaaaaaaaacacgcaaGCTGAAAACAACTGTGgtgacaaaaacagtcaaagtgaCTGTGGGTTTCCCCTTTCAACGTAACAAGGGTTTCTTTTCACTCGCTGTCTATCAAAGAATTCAGAGAAGCTGCAGTACGACTTGCCTCTTAAAATATCTGTGCTCACTGTTTGATGTAGCATGGTGACAAAAAAGTGAAAGGCCATGTTAAGACATCTTCTATAAAAGCCTTAATCTCTGCGGTGCATTTAAGCTCACTGCATCCTGTGAGGAAGCCATCTACGATTGCAAAGATGTTTAGTCAGAAAACAAAGTCTGCTACATATCAAGTTACTGTAAACAAATTCAAAGCTTGTGCTACACTTTGTTTGCTCTGTTTGCTATGGTAAACAAGCtgattaaatcattttgttggAGTTGAACATGCAGTACAGTCTCCTATAAGAAGGGTACACAAGTCCCTCTAGTTGCAAGCATGTTTTCatctgaaagctttttttttttaatgacccTTCAATATGCCGAGGACATTTACATATTACAGATGTATTTAATAGCAACTGCCACTTCCGTTTATTTGCATTAGATTAATATTCAAAAACTagcttttttctctgttttgtcacTTTTGTGGTTTTTGGGGTGGCGCAGGAGACTAAACGTCCTACCTCTGCATGCAGCCTCAGTCATATAAACACTGCAGACATCTGCTTAAAATGTTGTGCtgacagtttattttatttcatttctttttgctTCCCATACTTTTGTGCCGCCTCTAATTATTTCACAGAAAGTTTGACCAACACTTTCACTGAAAAGTCACTGACAATTTTCAAGAAGATTTTCTTATTGTATATCCAAATGtattttgggtcttttttttgtctcacaaGAGGGTAATACAAGCTGAATAAGCTTtacatgcaaaaaaagaaaataaagaactgTGAGTGTCACAAAAAAGTGCACCCTGCAGTGCAGACCAAGAGGAGCACTTAGGAGAGGTGAAAAGTTGAGTTTTAGTCAGCACACATAATGGGGGAGTCAGTTTCCTGTTATACGTCTCGAGTTATTGCGCATCTAAAAATCATCACACACTTCTGACACAGcttctaacttttttttagttttaagtgGGTACAGAATATTTCATCTGGTTTAATATTGTAAAATTCATCACTTCTCAGCATtaaatgttgacaaaaaaaacatttaatatcgGGCAGGTTTTTTAACCATTTGAGAGTTACATTTAAACCAGTTCATATAGTCTACGTCACTTGTAATTTCGTCTTCTTTTCATTAAAGATCGATACGCCCTGAAtttctttgaaaatgtaatttaaaaaaatatattttttaagtacCACTAGTGGTCTAAAGTTAATGGGGCTCGTTTAGAAGTTAACACCTGAGAACTTTACGTCGCGTTTTGCATGCAAAGCACTAACTTGTCTGCTGACTTCGAGTCTCTTCGACGTCCTCTCAGTCAGTTTCTCTAATCTAGTTTTACTCTGCAGCTcttcacatactgtacagtaaaCCGAATCACGAGTGAACGCATCTCTGTGAGCTGCAGCGGCTCATCCTTCACAGCTTCACTTCATCTCCGCAgatagaaagacagaaagaaagaaagaaagaaagaaagaaagaaagaaagagccCTAAATCATCCCAGAAACATCACTTTTTCAGTGTATGAGGCagctgtttctttctcttttttaacacAGCACTCAGAATAATCTTTTCTTACCATTGAGAGGACATAAGatcctgttttccttttttgcaCAGTACATTAGACTAAAACATGCATTGAAAATGAttccttaaaatgttttttttattttgtcggAGTTCCCCTGAAGTCATTGTGTTTGACTTCATTAAACACAGTGAAAGGTCTGCTTTCTATAATCCCAACGCAACATTGTGATTTGCTGCttccttttacattttattacagGATCATGACGAAGCCCAAGTTCCCTTGTGACAGAGGTTCACGTCCCCTTTAACGTTTATAAGGTAGCctacaataaataataaatcacaacactattctaaaaaaaaaaacaataagcaCACGTAAGgtgagatgtttaaaaaaaatctgattttgcGGAGCAAGACATATTTGgtttaactttatttaaccagaaatAATTTTGAGACGAATTTTGAAGCGTGATGCTtctacattttgaaacattagAGGAATTACAGGCAATTTTACAAATCGTTTGATTGACCGTTCTACGTAttcttaaacattttttttaaaaaataagaatttgCAATTAGCCTATTCACGCGAATTCAAATGAGCCTTTCGTATTCAGTTAAACTGGAATACAATTTTTCAAACTTCTGTATGAAAGGCTATAAAATAAGTTTTTGGCATATTTAATCATTTAGGCCTGTGTTAAAAACTAAACAGCTTGCCTCTCTGACAGCACGAGCTGCTACAGTTTAAAGATTGGAGCCTGAACGTCATCCCTGCCCTGTCCTCGCGCAGCAGCGTCTCAGCTCTTACCTGCATGCCCGATGTGTTCTGCCATCCGATCTAAGTCTCCCTTAATGATCATCTCAGCAGCCTCCAGGAGTCATATCTGACGTTTCAGCTTTGAACTGCCAGCCTCCAAAAAACCATGCCAGTTTTCCGCGCGCGTCTGCCAGctctttttttatgattattaATTGATATGAATTTCTTGTCGCTCCTTAGGTCCGTCCTCCCACCcacttccctccctctccctcctttctGAGTATCTTTCAGCCCCTCCTCTCCCACTATTTCTCATCCcctcctgtaaaaaaaaaattaaaaaaaattacgtGCTTAGAGCAGCATCAGTTTCCTCCAATTTTTTTTCTAGTAATTTCCTTAGCTATTTTTGAGACGGAGCAATAACGCGCACCGGGATGATAATGGAGCCTCTATGCGCCTTAAGTGTTTTAGCGCCCCGTGTGATGTCAGTCtataataaaactaaaaggtAACATCGAGGGCAGGAACTTCAAGTGACCCCGACATGAACTTCTCAACACATcgtcttaaagagacaggacaCTATTGTACGCACACGTACATGTGTTGGTTATTTATGATCAGTGAgcccacttaaaaaaaaaaaactgtggaaaGCAGTTTCAAGATTGGACACAACTGCTTTGACTAAGAGTTGGTAAACGTTCTTAGTCTATGTTTAAAAACCTTCAAGGAATTTTACTCCACCCAAACACAAAATCATATTTCATTTTAGTTCGTCCCTGAGGCTTACATTTTCATCAAATGTAATCAGTAATCATAGTAATCATGTTTGCTTTTTGAATGGGGTATAGGAAATGAATGCACAAATAAATGTTGGTGTTGGGTAATTGTACgtcttttaaataattcaaatcaAATACAGTTTAATAAAAGTGTGTTACatctcagctcatctcttgcacaCCTCTCCTGAGAACATGTGTGACTTTAATAAACtctctgctgcactacaagaAAAGGTAAGTAAAAACTAACAGGAGGTTAAAATCTCTAAAACTGAACAaacccctttctctctctttctctctctctctctctctctctctctctctctctctctctttctcagacACCTGTTgcaactttgtttttaaacatcacGTAGGCCTACATATAGATTGAAGTGTACAGCTGACTGCATGGCTAGATGAAATGTTcttgtaaataataaaacatatagGCTAATAATAAACATGCCAACCTAATTAAACATGTGATTTCACATTTCCATCCTGTATGCTATCAACTAGTAGACTATCTAACTAGTCAAAAAACGGTTTTGTGCCTACATCAAAACGCTCTAGCCtctgttttttaattctttGAAAAATTGCCTCTCACTACTTTAACAATCAGCATATTTCCCATCAtatcaaaaatgtattcagtTAATTAATTAAACTAAAAGATCATGTTGAAATTGCCTTCTTACGACTGACAACAGAAACATTCAACTGCCTACTATAAAGAGACTGTTCGCCAGATGAGCCTGAGGCCGGACATGCCCAAAGGATCCAGATGCTGAAGCCTTGTCTGCACTGAAAGCTACATCAGGAACATCCGCTCACAACGATATGACATTACAAACTTTTAAACCGGTATAAACTCATTAGTGTCATAAGCAGATATgacaagagacaaaaaaatcaatgctCAGCTTGTAAGTCCTCCGCACCTCTCTGTCGTATCCCAGTCTTACCTCGGACTCATGTCTGGTACTCTGGCCGTCTGTCTGCTCCCCTTTTCTGCATTCCCTCATTCAGAACTCCGCAGTCTCCtccaggtccagctctctcccCAAACTTCTCTTCCGCGTAATTTTCCTGTCAGTTCTCTCCGGGTTTTCTCCGTATTTCCCTTTCTTCCAGATACTGATTTTTCTCACGTGTTGTTAACGAGACCATCTGACACTTCTTACTGTGTCGGGGTCCGGTCGGACCAAAAACCTGCCGGCGGAGACTTTACGCGCACAGCGACACCCAATGGCGCACTCAGTCCCACTGGACTTATTACGAAGGACAAGCTGATCTGTGAGAGGGTGGAGTGGGGGGTGAAAATGAATCATAGAAGcatcatagaaaaaaaaaaaaaaaaacgttcagtTACCTTTCACCAATATGATCTATGTTAACAGTCGAATTCATCATGTTTTTCAAGGAATTCAAAGTAATAAGTGCAGCTTAAAAGGTTTGTAAACCTTTATCACTTTTTACTTTCACTAATAATGGGCAGTTTAGGAAGAAGTATAAAGATGTGTACTCATGTAAAAGTGCCAACAGTCTGAAAATACTCAGTGCTCATGCTTTGagtcatgaaaatatttgttctttgttatttttcccCTACTAGTAACATTAAACGTGACCTTTATTATCATTGAGAATATCTGGAAGCTCTTCTCAAATGTTGCTGTTAGTAATGATGACCTCTTTTAATTACACAATGTGCTGAATAGTttctaaacatgtttttatatatatatatatatacatatatatatatatatgggcCTATATTATGTTTATGAGTAAATTTCAGACTTGAATTCTGATGAATGCAGTGTAGTAAGAGGTATTATATTTTCCCAGATATATTGGTGACAAGATAAAGAATCATCAACTCTTGaagtaaatatgacatttcATGGAACTTTTAGTTACTTTAATCCCCTTTTTTATCTCAagcctgataaaaaaaaaaaaaaaaactgactgccTTTGAATGTCttgcactttacattttttttgtgagtctgaagggggtggagggggtaaaataattttaatgttttttgtcaaatgttAAGAAAATGTCTCTGGGTCTATTGGG
Coding sequences within it:
- the hic1 gene encoding hypermethylated in cancer 1 protein isoform X1 — encoded protein: MIIKGDLDRMAEHIGHAGGGLKTMLDAMDVPSHARDLLLQLNSQRTKGFLCDVIIVVQNALFRAHKNILAASSLYLKSLVVHDNLINLDHEMVSPGVFRVILDYIYTGRLTEGDPTSPTEPNLGAVLAAASYLQLLDLVALCKKKLKRNGKYPPRPSPAFLPYPKMGPASLGIGGGGRYRVSTPVIQSCHSHASRAPPLEELVPHRLAIHAGELYAPTSTQGSQVFPSLQPALVAQLGRSAHPERNCSPNFGLDLSKKSPNSQSQHTPSHLANTHNEEERDGTQSERNSPMQGTNGRAFTSEKMESTDQASSLTPPPFPHLNQPLAPHLPHVHRSGSQSTDRYLCPPSPDNPTDGGEAGRDMGNIYRWVKPEPYAAEDEDEDEDDEEGGENGDQHHNHNKTGEDSEGADDKSGSGTEETGSSEGRPSPPGAMGRFHMPYEPESFGDNLYVCIPCDKGFPSSEQLNAHVETHTEEELYGNSGGEMGNINNTSTKNMSSNTNGYGSLNSSNNLNSLSHLDTKSSQGLGSGGIMEMMRPYRCSSCEKSYKDPATLRQHEKTHWLTRPYPCSICGKKFTQRGTMTRHMRSHLGLKPFACDSCGMRFTRQYRLTEHMRIHSGEKPYECQVCGGKFAQQRNLISHMKMHSSGGSAGGLTDGKLKLDFTEGIYPLSKYAAEHLGLKQEKANELLIQAQQQLVADAKAMESLYPLSKLASEHLGLSHDKMDILGQALPPPSQALSEARIIDRYSPS
- the hic1 gene encoding hypermethylated in cancer 1 protein isoform X2 gives rise to the protein MLDAMDVPSHARDLLLQLNSQRTKGFLCDVIIVVQNALFRAHKNILAASSLYLKSLVVHDNLINLDHEMVSPGVFRVILDYIYTGRLTEGDPTSPTEPNLGAVLAAASYLQLLDLVALCKKKLKRNGKYPPRPSPAFLPYPKMGPASLGIGGGGRYRVSTPVIQSCHSHASRAPPLEELVPHRLAIHAGELYAPTSTQGSQVFPSLQPALVAQLGRSAHPERNCSPNFGLDLSKKSPNSQSQHTPSHLANTHNEEERDGTQSERNSPMQGTNGRAFTSEKMESTDQASSLTPPPFPHLNQPLAPHLPHVHRSGSQSTDRYLCPPSPDNPTDGGEAGRDMGNIYRWVKPEPYAAEDEDEDEDDEEGGENGDQHHNHNKTGEDSEGADDKSGSGTEETGSSEGRPSPPGAMGRFHMPYEPESFGDNLYVCIPCDKGFPSSEQLNAHVETHTEEELYGNSGGEMGNINNTSTKNMSSNTNGYGSLNSSNNLNSLSHLDTKSSQGLGSGGIMEMMRPYRCSSCEKSYKDPATLRQHEKTHWLTRPYPCSICGKKFTQRGTMTRHMRSHLGLKPFACDSCGMRFTRQYRLTEHMRIHSGEKPYECQVCGGKFAQQRNLISHMKMHSSGGSAGGLTDGKLKLDFTEGIYPLSKYAAEHLGLKQEKANELLIQAQQQLVADAKAMESLYPLSKLASEHLGLSHDKMDILGQALPPPSQALSEARIIDRYSPS